The following DNA comes from Musa acuminata AAA Group cultivar baxijiao chromosome BXJ1-4, Cavendish_Baxijiao_AAA, whole genome shotgun sequence.
TCCCGGTGCTTATATGCCATTGGAAGTCTTTCTGAATTTGTTGTGAAACCGTGGATGTCCCTTTTCGTGTGAACACCTTGGAGCAATTTGTGATTTTTCGTTATTTTCGATGTTATCTGCATTTATGACACAACAATCAACGTGCTTGCCGGAGACTTTGAGTACTGGAACCTTTACGTTTGTGCAACTTCCATTTCAAGTGGGGTTAAGTCGATACTACTTGATACTTCACGACAATGTTGCTAGTGTTTTGGCTTCTTGGTTCTCTTTTGAAATTTTTTGCATGCACTAGATCTCTCCACTTGCTGCTTCAGAATGGTGGCtagttctttctttttcttattgaaaTCCTTTTCGTGCATgaatttaattaagttttatttgaaactagtctCATAACCTCAGATCTAAATTGGCTTTTACTTATTATTCGTCTAACAAGCTCCCGGCTGCCACACACAGATTATGAAAGTATGCTTATCTTGTCGTTTGTTCTTTGACAATTAGAGATTCCACCCAATTGACTCTTTGCACTTGCAGTGTTCGATTGTTGCTTTTCTTCGGATATTATGGAAGAAGATGATTACAGGAAGTACATGGATGACATTGTTACTCAACTTCATGAGCATTTCCCTGATGCTTCATTTTTGGTAATCAACTTCAAGGGTGAAGTCGAGAGCAAAATTTCAGATATCTTGGCCCAATATGGCATCACTGTCAGGGGGTACCCTCGCCATTATGAAGGGTGTCCAGTGCTTCCTTTGGAGATAATTCACCACTTCTTGAGGTTATGTGAGAACTGGCTAACTTTGGAAAGGCAGCAAAATGTCTTGCTAATGCATTGTGAGAGAGGAGGATGGCCTATTCTTGCATTTATGCTTGCAAGTCTTCTGCTTTACAGGAAACATTACAGCGGGGAACAAAGGACTCTGGAAATGGTGTATAAGCAGGCTCCGAAGGAGCTCCTTCAGATTTTGTGTCCGTTGAACCCACAATCTTCGCATCTTAGATATCTCCAATACATAACTAGAATAGGCAGTGAGACATGGCCTCCGCAGGATACTCCTTTCACATTGGATTGCCTAATTCTGAGAGTTATTCCGAATATTGATGGAGAAGGGGGTTGCAGGCCTATAGTACGTGTCTATGGTCAAGACCCTCTGTTCCCAGCTGACAGGAGTTCTAAGGTTCTTTTCTCGACAGCAAAGACAAAGAAACATGTTCAGCATTTCAGACAGGTAAACCTTAATTCCTGGACTAAATGATGCCACTAttctgaaaaaaataaaaaaattagtttcTCTGTTTCTCATGTAACTGCAGGCCGAGGATGCACCGATAAAATTAAATGTCCGCTGCTGTGTTCAAGGTGATCTGGTCCTTGAATGCATCAATGTGGATGAGTATCTGGAAGATGAGGAGCTAATGTTCAGGGTAATGTTCAACACGGCCTTTATACAGTCTCATATTTTGCTGTTGAATCCTGAGGATATTGACATTCCTTGGGAAGCTGAAGACCGCTTCTCGAAGGACTTCAAAGCAGAGGTAGGGCTGTCTTCTTTTACTAACACAGAGGGATGTTCTATTTTACCCATACTGTGGGGTTGAAAGCACTTCGTTCCTGAACCAGGTACTCTTTTCAGAGTTTGATGCTGAGTCTGATACTTCCACGGGAACAGGAGCAACGGATGAGGTTGAGATGGAAGTTGGCTCAACAGAGGAGTTCTTCGAGGCAGAAGAGATCTTCAGCAGCCCTGACTGGCATGATGGACAGAAGGATCTCGATATTCAGACAGCTGTATTTTCAAACACACTAGAAACTTTCAGTCCAAGATCTGAAATGTCAAATCCTGAAGCTGATGGACGGAGCCAGTTAGAATCTTTTTATTCTGAACATGTGACTCTTGTGGATGAAGAAACTCTGGTTCTAGATTTACTTACAGGGGTAAGCATGGACTTAGACCATGCTGATCATGAAAATAACCCTGGTGTAAAGGCATTGAACACTCTGGATGATATGTTTAATGAAGCAAAGAGCACGACTTTGGCAGGTGAAGAGAGTACATCAGACAACTCCAAACAGGATACTACTGACAACATTAGTCTAGCAGTTGAAGAGATAACCTCATCAGCGAGTAGCAGTTTTGAACAGGATAGAGTATGGCAAAGGGCAATATTGACTTCAGATCATGTGGCTCATGAATTAGGGGTCTCATTTTTGGCAGATGACCAAATGAGCAGCCGAAGTGTTAGAGATTCAATAGAGGATACAGGGAATAATTCAGATGAAGTTAGGTGCAAAGTAGAAATGTGTGATGTCACAAATAATACAAGAAACTTTGCCACTGAAAATAGGACAGATTCTGGGTTAGCATATCAGAGGTTGGATTCTGATATTGAAGGCCAGAATTCTGAGAAGCTCAAGCATCATATGTCAAATGAAGCACTTACAGTCGACATTGGACAATCTCCTTTCTCAGTTTTATACAAAGAGAAGGATGAAAAGCCGGAGCCATTAGGCAATTCCATAGAATTATTAAACAAAAGGACAATATCTCAGTCATTCCATCCAAGCCGAGGCATCGATGCAATTTTGGTGGATGCATCATCTCAACCTGAAATTCAATTTGCAGGAAAAACTGTAAGTACATCCAGAGTTACTGCTACAAGTATGACAATAACTGGTTCGTCTCCATCAGAACCATTGTCACCACCTTCAATTGAGGCACTTCTTGAGGCATCATCTACTCCATGTACAggtcctctttttgtttcaataCAACCATCCAACTCACCCACTCTTTCGGTTGCTTCACCTCTTTCATccacacctccacctccacctctgcCTCCACCTCCATCTTCACCACATATATATTCACGAATTAGGAGAAAAGTCCCTCCCCATCCATCATTGCTTGCCTCCTATGGAGCCTTGTCATTTGCTCTATCTCGACCTTTACAAATACATGATGTATTCCAAAATCCTGACCAACATCTTGGTCCTCAAATGATATGTGATTCTGTTGCCATAAGTGCTACTTCATCTTCACATTTACCTCACCAACCTCCATCCATGCAACTAGACTCTTTGTTGTTGCCTCCTTTGTTACCTTCTCAAGGCCAATCACTCCCTTCACCTCATCATCTGTCTCATTCATCGCCACCTACAGCTATAATACCATCCTCCAACTATCCCCTAGAACTTTCCCCTCCCCTTGCTTCAAGGACTCTTTTTCCACCATCCCCTCATTCTAGTAACACCATATATGACCCTTCATATCTCTCGTCAACAGAGCCTGAAAGTGGATTAAACAAAATCTCTGATCCTTCTCCCCCTACCTCACTTCCTTCCTCATCTCCTCCTGGACAAAATGTTGACATATTCATTTCTCCTCTGTCAAATTTATCCACAAAAAAGGATCCATTTGATCCACCACCAGTAGCTGCTTCACCACCACCAAATACAATTTGGCATAACATACCAATGTTTGCTAACATTACACTGTCTGATCCACCTTTTACTCATGGAGGTCCCTCACCAACATGTTCACTCCATGATGCAAGCAAGGAAGTTCTAGCAGCATCACAAGATTTTGCATCATATTCATGTTCTCTACAACTATCACCATCTAAGGCTATATGTAAAGGCGTTCCAcctccatctccacctcctccCCCTCATCCGACAACTCCACCTAGACCTCAACAtccacctcctccaccacctccattAGGCCTCCCTGAACCACATACAAGAGCAACACCTCTAACTTTATCCCCACCTCCACCTCCAACAAATTCCCACAGAGCACATATAAGagttcctcctccacctccacctccacctccattgTTCCCTCCAACTCTAAGAGATCTCCCTAAAGGACATATAAGATCTCCATCATCCTCTTATCTGGAAGTTGACAAAAGCTCATTGATTTTACCAACATCTCTACCTCCTCAAGCAGATGAACATGGAATTGCTCCAAATCCAAAACCATTCACTATAGTACATGAAACAACCACACCTGCAACCTCTTCTCCCATGGAACATATAATGTCTCCTCCACCACCTCAAGGAGCCTCACTTCGATTGCCATTAATTGGAGAAAATGGGAAGGCTCCACCGCCACCatcttttcttgaaaattttgggcAATCTCCACCTCCACCATCTCTTCCTGGAAGTTATGAACGACCTCCACCTCCGCCACCTCCACCACCTCCCCTTCGATGTTGTGGAGGAGCATCTTTGCCACCTTTACTTGGAGATACTAGTGAAGCACCATCTTCACTATCATTCGTTGGAGCATTCGAGAAAGCTCAAAGCCCACCACTTCACCCAAAAGATCATATGCAAGATCCACCTCCAGAACCACCCCCTCCGCCGCCTCCCCCAGGAGGAGGTCTATTTGCTCCTTCACCTCTATTGCTTCACCTTAAAGGAGGTCAGGGAGGCATATCCATTCCTCTACTTTCGGCACCTCATCTTGGAGGACACCATGTAGGTGTACCTATTCCACCTCCACCACCTCCCCTTAGAGATGTGATCTCTCCACCTTTACTATCACACCATAGAGTTGTATATGCTCCTCTATCTACCCGCGGAGGTGTATCAACTGATTCGTCTTCTCCCATGGTTCAGAGAGGTGTATCAGCTCCTCCACCTTCGTCGTCTCCCTCTGGAGTTGTATCTTGTCCTCCACCTCCACCCCCACTTCCAAGTCCACCTCCTAGTGATGTATTCATTTCACCTTCACAGCCTCCTTCTAGAGTTGTATCTATTTCTCCACTATCGTCGCCTCCCTTTGGAGTTGTACATGCTCATCCTCCGCCCCCTCCACCCCCTCCACCGCCTTTGGCCCCACCTCCACCACATTTAATCCCACCTCCTATTGATGTATTTATTTCACCTCCGCAGCCCCCTTCTCAATTTGTATCTATTCCATTGCTGTCGCCTTCCACTGGAGTTGTACATGCTCATCCTCCACCACTTTCACCTCCACCGCCTCCATCTGGAGTTGTAGTTGCTcatcctccaccacctccacctccacctctgtCGCCTCCCTTCAAAGTTCTAGTTGCTCATGTTCCATCACTGCCACCTCTATCGCCTCCCTTTGGAGTTATAGTTGCTCATCCTCCACCACCTTCACCTCCAACTCCACCACCTCCACCtctacctccacctccacctccattgCCATCCTTTGGAGTTGTATCTCCTCTGTCGCCATCCTCTGGAGTTGTATCTCCTCCTTCACTGTGGCCTCCCCTTGGAGGAGCCATGTCTACTCCTCCGCTGCCACCGCCTCCTCCTAAAGGAGTTGTGTTTGCTCCTCCTATGTCGCCTCCCTCTAGAGCAAGTGTATCCACTCCTCCGCTGCCTCCCCTTGGAAGTGTATCCACTCCTCCACCTTCACTGCCTCCTCTCGGAGGAGATGTATCTACACCTCCACCTCTGCCTCCGCCTCCACCTCCATCGCCTTCCCTTGGAGCAAATGTATGTACCCCTCCACCTCCATCTCCACCTCCATCGCCTTCCCCTGGAGCAAATGTATCTACCCCtctacctccacctccacctccgcctCTGCCTCCACCTCCATCGCCTTCCCCTGGAGCAAATGTATCTacccctccacctccacctccacctccgcctCTGCCTCCACCTCCGCCTCCACCTCCATCGCCTTCCCTTGGAGCAAATGTATGTTACCCtccacctccgcctccgcctctgcCTCCACCTCCATCGCCTTCCCTTGGAGCAAATGTATGTtaccctccacctccacctccacctccacctccgcctccgcctccacctCCATCGCCTTCCCTTAGAGCAAATGTATGTtaccctccacctccacctccatctCCACCTCCACCGCCTTCCCTTAGAGCAAATGTATCTACCCCTCCACCtctacctccacctccacctccacctccgccACCATTGTCTCCTTATGAAGGAGGTGTATTTGGTCCACCTACAACACCTCCTCCTAGAGGAGGTGTATTCgcaccaccacctccaccacctCCCATTGGAGGAGGTGTATTTGCACCACCCCCTCCACTGCCTCCCCTTGGAGAAGGTGTAGTCGCATCGCCACCTCCACCGCCTCCCCCTGGAGGAGGTGTAGTCGCACCGCCACCTCCACCGCCTCCCGCTGGAGGAGGTGTAGTCGCACCGCCACCTCCACCGCCTCCCCTTGGAGGGGGCGTATTTGTGcaaccaccacctcctccgcctACCCCCGGAGGAGGTGTATTCATGACACCACCTCCACCGCCTCCCCCTGGAGGAGGTGTATTTGCTCCACCTCCACTTCCTCCTCCCGGAGGAGGTGGGCAAGctccacctccaccacctccCCCTGGAGGTGTATTTGCTCCACCTCCGCCACCTCTCCCCGGAGGCTGTGGGCAAGCtccacctcctccacctcctcctggaGGAGCTGTGTCtactcctccacctccacctagGGCTCCTGGTGCTCCACCCCCACCAAGGGCTCCAGGTGCTCCACCTCCACCTGGGGCTCCAGGTGCTCCTCCGCCTCCTCAAGCTGGCATAAGAGGCTTACCTCCAAATTCCATGGCTGGGGGAAGGGGAAACATGCTTGCACGTCCTGGAGGACCAGGTATGTCAGCAGCCCGAAGGTCACCATTTAAGCCATTGCATTGGGTGAAAGTATCAAGAGCCATGCAAGGAAGCTTATGGGCCGAGTTACAGAAACATGCTGACGCTCACAGGTATCTCTATTTTACAATTGCTGATCTGGTGTATCAAAAGTTTTTTTCATCTTACGTTTCTTGGTACCAACCACCAAATGAGTATAGGAATATTATTCTGGAGTTTCTAACAAACATTTATTGGTTAAAAGCTATTTCTGAGATGCCAAAACTTATGTCTTATTTTGTACTTTGGTATGTTTTTAACTTCTTATTAATATTTAGAATTATAGGTTACCTTTATTCTCAGCTGCAAACTTATTCTTTACATCTGCTTCCTAAAAAGCCAACCTTTTGAATACAGCACTTCAGAATTTGATGTGTCAGAACTTGAAAGTCTCTTCTCTGCAGTAGTTCCAAAGTCAAAGGATAGCTCAAAATCTGATGGCCGACAAAAATCTGCTGGATCTAAATCTGATAAAGTTCACCTGGTAACTCTTTGGAGCATAGTACCTACTGCCAAATAAGTACTACAAGATTTGTCAATTTTAGTAACTTCTTTTCATGTTGTAACTTATGCTGTAGGCTCCTAGCAGTAGCTTGAAGGACTTGTGTGGTCCATGCAGCCATTTCCTATCATGTACATTATAATGTCTAATTGGCAACTCTAAATTGTTATCCTTTTATACTTCAAGCATCACCAGGAGAACTCAAGACATGGTAAATGTGAAAGAAAATGGTACTTGACTACAAAGAACGATAAGGGGAAAAATGAGCATAATCTAGTCaagttaataatattaatatatgctAAGTTGTTTTGTTGCTTTGACTTTCTGCAACGTTAGTATTGTTAAATTGGTTATTGGTATGGGAAATCACAGATCAAATTGGATAATTTTAATACCTAATCAACCAAACTGTCCATAGTTGCTGAATTTTTGTTAGTATACATTCAATAAGGATTTATCTTTTGCTGATACTTTGTCATAAATTATGAAAGTTTAAAATCGTTAGTCTGATATCATTTTGATCTCTTGTCAGCTAGTATGGGAATATGAACTGGTATACAAGGTGGTATAGCAATCTGTATTATCCTGTATtactaaaaagatgataaaatgtgGAGACTGTCTGATACTGAGATATTGATCCTGTACTGGTTCTTGGTCAGACAAGTAAATACTGGTCAACACATATCAGTCCAACTAGTAATTGAAACACTAATTCTGAAAAATAGAATCTGATAAATTATTGCACTTACTTTTTGCACTGAAAAATTGCAACTGAAGTCTGACCTCAATTTGGATTTCTGCAACTCCAACATATGCATTTATTCACATTCTTTGGTTCCATGTAATCATACATGAGTGCTTTTGCATTTGGAATAGAGGTCTTTGCATTTTGATGTGCAACTAGGGAACAAGCATGTTAAATTGTGGATTACAACTTAAGGCTGCAACTGATGAGACCTATTTGGACTTCTGTCATCTCTTTGACCATTGACTGACCATCACTGTTTTTCTTGCCACTTAATTTGGCCATGGTCATCCATCCTGAACACTGCCATATAGTCTACCTACCATGGTTATTGTTGCTTCATTCACGTGTTACTACTGTCCAACTACAATCCATCTTGGCCATCACCACCTTTCAGGCATTCACCTGGACCATCATCATCCCTCTTCTAGCTGCTCGTCACCAGTTTTGTGATGAGTGCTGCACCTTCTGCCTTTACTTCTCCTCTCGCCACCATTCTTGCCACTGTTGTTCCTTCTAGTATACAGCTTGGCCTTCATTGTCCCATTTGGCCACTAGCATCCATCATGTTGCCAACCCACCTGTTGTTGGCCTTCTTATTGctcatcttgatgattattatcatTGTCACACCCCAGTCCCTGTTTTGATCACTTTAGTCCTCCCAACCGTCTGATCAGCACTCACTCCCTGAATTATGTTGCATCTGTTACCATCCACTCTGATCGCATCACCGCCAACTGTTCAATTGCCCATCTCTTCCAATCACTTGCAAGTCCCACTTGTGATGAGCCAAACAGACAGATCAAATGATTATGTGTGacatttataaatttgaattacctTAGTTGGGGTTAAATCTAATTATGTAACCAAATGTCTCATTTAATTCCGTTTTATGAACCTGTCCTCTACCTGTCTGAACTATCTGCTATATCTTTCTATGATCCAAATTGCAGATGATTGGCCTATGTACATGTTCTATAGTATGATACAGAAAATAAGAAGGCTGATCACTAACTCATTTCTTGAGATCTGCAACCTGTCGCTTTTTCTGTATTAGTTTCAGAAAAACAAGAAACAAGGTCTTAATGAAATCCATTAATTTTATGTATACTCAAGTACTTTTAAGTTGTAACTATAATTCAACTACTGAAGAAGTCTTATGGGAGATTTCAGTTGAAATACTGATTATTACTGACCAATCATGGAACTCTTATACCAAGATAGAAGCAAGGTATATTTTGTAGTCTGCTAGGTGTGATGTTGGCCaactccaataaaagcccattctTAGAATCTAAATTATTTTGTTCATATTATCATGTTCCAGTCTGTTGGCCTATTGTGCTGCTTACCCTATGTGCTTGGCTTTAAGTCTAACCTTGTCACAGCAATTTGGATTTAGGCTATTTTTCCTTAGCTTTCTGTTAATAACTTGATCCTTATACATTGTGAAGCATGACCTCAATTTTCTAAAACAAATGCTTATcagtcaaatcattttcatgtttTTACCTACCACGATATTATTACCTGTTTGTAGATCGAACTAAGGCGAGCCAATAATACTGAAATCATGCTGACAAAAATCAAGATGCCACTGTCTGATATGATGGTAATCTAAATCTTGgtctttctcccctttttgtcATTTAATCTATgtgttcataattttttttaaaggaaaATATGCTCATACATTTTTCCATTGAGATAGTATGATgaagatttttttaatcttttcacttgttTTACATCTTAGAGCTTGTGCATTTGATTGctaacaagaatattgatttataCTTCAGATTTAATTCTTGATAATAACATTTGAATCACATGCAATTTTTCGAATTTTGGCATCTCAAATCATTGTGTGGAATTATTTTTTTGGGCTTTACGTGTTCTACTTTCTGGGACGCTTATGCTGATAATTACagaatttgtttctttttttttttctattcagtACTCGTTATGTTCTGAAGGAACTAGGTGAAACGTTACTCAAGTAACTGACTATTATCATGAGGGCATGTACCACATGACTTTGGTTTTGTTGGACACTATGACTAAGTCTCGAAGAATATTTGAAAAAAGATTATGCTAACTCAATCTGCAAAAATATCAAGCTTAAGATAGTCTGATCTTTGGTGAGTTCCTGATCAGAGATATGGGAGAATAAAGAAAGAGAGAAGCTAAAAAGAAACTCTGAtgtacttgtttcttttaaatgtCTGCTGTACTGATCATCTCCAGACCAAAAGATCAAAGATATGGACATTATGACCAAATACATGCATCCTCATTTAGCAAGCTAGGCATGTTATAATTCAATTACAATCAGATTTAGAACTAATCGGATAGGATCTAATGGCTAGATTGCAGATGATTCGAGTTCTCAAGGCAAGAGTGGAGAGAGATCATAAGTAGTGACTATGATAGAGAGTTATGTAAAAGcaagaacataaaagaaaaaggtTGGAGTGCAGCTAAAATGAACTGACCATTAAATATATTCACAATGGCATTGTTGACTATTTTTATTATagggttaaggtccattttagctcCTGTGATTTTGGCCATAGACCACTTAAGCCTTTATGGTttattcgtgtctaaaataacctctatatttttaaaaaaatagcatATAAACTTTTTCCGTCAAATATGAGTTAATAGATATTATAGTCTGCTTATGTGGCATGCTGACccacaataaaccattaatataataacacatgtaatttaagttttttttaaaaaaactgagATCACCATCAATGACGAGAGGAGGCGTCGTCATGGAAACGACTACCAGCAGCAACATCGAGTCGTTGCTGCCTAACAAGGCGTCATACGCACGTAGCCTCTCCCATGTTGATAATGAGCTCAGGAGTTTCCTATCCTACCTTAGGTGGATGTGCGTCGACTTGTCCGACGCTAGGCACGCAATGGTTTCctggtccctcttcctcctcctagacATCTTCGTCCCCACCACCTCCCACTTTGTCCTCTCCTGTGCCCCCATTTGTCGCGCCTACGACATGGTGGTCCAGCTCTCCTTCACCTCTGCCTTCGACCTCTTTTACCtctgcctctctgccttcgtccgCCGCTACGACCTCCATCGCTTCCTCTTCCTTGACAAAATGGACCTTAAccctttttaaaacttaaattacacgtgtcattatattaatgatttattatgagtcaaaatgtcacgtaagcagactctaatgtCTATTAACCCAGACTTGACGCGAGGGGTTTATATactacgttttttaaaatgtatgggttattttagacacgagtaaatcataagggcttaagtgggCTATGGTCAAAACCACGTGGCTAAAATAGATCTTAacctttttttaaatttaaattatacgtatcattatattaataatttattgtgagtcagcatgTCACGTAAGCAAACTCTAATGTCTGTTAACCCAAACTTGACGAAATGAGCTTATATACTACGTTTTTGAAAATataggggttattttagacacgagtaaattATAAGGGTTTAAGTGGTTCACAACTAAAATAACAagggctaaaatggaccttaaccatTTATTATAAGTTCCAAAGCAAATTTAGCCATGactttattaaataaatcatagGGGCAATCATAGTCGAGAAAATAAAAGGAGTATATAGATTTCCTTCTATGCACTGTTACAAATTTCTTGTCTGGTTAaatttagagaaaaagaaaacccgacaaaataataaaaactaaaacaAACCA
Coding sequences within:
- the LOC135581498 gene encoding formin-like protein 20 isoform X3, whose translation is MALFRRLFYRKPPDRLLEITERVYVFDCCFSSDIMEEDDYRKYMDDIVTQLHEHFPDASFLVINFKGEVESKISDILAQYGITVRGYPRHYEGCPVLPLEIIHHFLRLCENWLTLERQQNVLLMHCERGGWPILAFMLASLLLYRKHYSGEQRTLEMVYKQAPKELLQILCPLNPQSSHLRYLQYITRIGSETWPPQDTPFTLDCLILRVIPNIDGEGGCRPIVRVYGQDPLFPADRSSKVLFSTAKTKKHVQHFRQAEDAPIKLNVRCCVQGDLVLECINVDEYLEDEELMFRVMFNTAFIQSHILLLNPEDIDIPWEAEDRFSKDFKAEVLFSEFDAESDTSTGTGATDEVEMEVGSTEEFFEAEEIFSSPDWHDGQKDLDIQTAVFSNTLETFSPRSEMSNPEADGRSQLESFYSEHVTLVDEETLVLDLLTGVSMDLDHADHENNPGVKALNTLDDMFNEAKSTTLAGEESTSDNSKQDTTDNISLAVEEITSSASSSFEQDRVWQRAILTSDHVAHELGVSFLADDQMSSRSVRDSIEDTGNNSDEVRCKVEMCDVTNNTRNFATENRTDSGLAYQRLDSDIEGQNSEKLKHHMSNEALTVDIGQSPFSVLYKEKDEKPEPLGNSIELLNKRTISQSFHPSRGIDAILVDASSQPEIQFAGKTVSTSRVTATSMTITGSSPSEPLSPPSIEALLEASSTPCTGPLFVSIQPSNSPTLSVASPLSSTPPPPPLPPPPSSPHIYSRIRRKVPPHPSLLASYGALSFALSRPLQIHDVFQNPDQHLGPQMICDSVAISATSSSHLPHQPPSMQLDSLLLPPLLPSQGQSLPSPHHLSHSSPPTAIIPSSNYPLELSPPLASRTLFPPSPHSSNTIYDPSYLSSTEPESGLNKISDPSPPTSLPSSSPPGQNVDIFISPLSNLSTKKDPFDPPPVAASPPPNTIWHNIPMFANITLSDPPFTHGGPSPTCSLHDASKEVLAASQDFASYSCSLQLSPSKAICKGVPPPSPPPPPHPTTPPRPQHPPPPPPPLGLPEPHTRATPLTLSPPPPPTNSHRAHIRVPPPPPPPPPLFPPTLRDLPKGHIRSPSSSYLEVDKSSLILPTSLPPQADEHGIAPNPKPFTIVHETTTPATSSPMEHIMSPPPPQGASLRLPLIGENGKAPPPPSFLENFGQSPPPPSLPGSYERPPPPPPPPPPLRCCGGASLPPLLGDTSEAPSSLSFVGAFEKAQSPPLHPKDHMQDPPPEPPPPPPPPGGGLFAPSPLLLHLKGGQGGISIPLLSAPHLGGHHVGVPIPPPPPPLRDVISPPLLSHHRVVYAPLSTRGGVSTDSSSPMVQRGVSAPPPSSSPSGVVSCPPPPPPLPSPPPSDVFISPSQPPSRVVSISPLSSPPFGVVHAHPPPPPPPPPPLAPPPPHLIPPPIDVFISPPQPPSQFVSIPLLSPSTGVVHAHPPPLSPPPPPSGVVVAHPPPPPPPPLSPPFKVLVAHVPSLPPLSPPFGVIVAHPPPPSPPTPPPPPLPPPPPPLPSFGVVSPLSPSSGVVSPPSLWPPLGGAMSTPPLPPPPPKGVVFAPPMSPPSRASVSTPPLPPLGSVSTPPPSLPPLGGDVSTPPPLPPPPPPSPSLGANVCTPPPPSPPPSPSPGANVSTPLPPPPPPPLPPPPSPSPGANVSTPPPPPPPPPLPPPPPPPPSPSLGANVCYPPPPPPPLPPPPSPSLGANVCYPPPPPPPPPPPPPPPPSPSLRANVCYPPPPPPSPPPPPSLRANVSTPPPLPPPPPPPPPPLSPYEGGVFGPPTTPPPRGGVFAPPPPPPPIGGGVFAPPPPLPPLGEGVVASPPPPPPPGGGVVAPPPPPPPAGGGVVAPPPPPPPLGGGVFVQPPPPPPTPGGGVFMTPPPPPPPGGGVFAPPPLPPPGGGGQAPPPPPPPGGVFAPPPPPLPGGCGQAPPPPPPPGGAVSTPPPPPRAPGAPPPPRAPGAPPPPGAPGAPPPPQAGIRGLPPNSMAGGRGNMLARPGGPGMSAARRSPFKPLHWVKVSRAMQGSLWAELQKHADAHSTSEFDVSELESLFSAVVPKSKDSSKSDGRQKSAGSKSDKVHLSAVLALDDSLLDADQVENLIKFCPTKEEMELLKGYSGNKENLGKCEQFFLELMKVPRVESKLRVFAFKIQFNSQISDIRKILHTVDSACEEVRGSEKLKEIMKKILHLGNTLNQGTARGSAVGFRLDSLLKLSDTRATNNRMTLMHYLCKVLAEKSAHLLDFHEDLVSLEAASKIQLKSMAEEQQAIVKGLEKVELELTASESDGPVSEIFCKTLKEFTAVSGAEVRSLTSLYNAVGKNADSLAMYFGEDPARCPFEQVVSTLLNFVRIFRKAHDENRKQAELEKKKAQKEAETEKSKEANIAKNVSR